A single window of Nematostella vectensis chromosome 4, jaNemVect1.1, whole genome shotgun sequence DNA harbors:
- the LOC125561914 gene encoding uncharacterized protein LOC125561914 isoform X1 yields MSQTLSEREVEFLRQHFTEVRTDENYFYGIFDEDDKSFNSVLEEFICLSSSSFVKVDFHAKGDKRYSESASPVFQHVRGNLPIKFFGHPFLVESAETQHCLYGPIKDSKGGKKKTARPGEHDYGRSYQKIEGTRKLDCPASIQIRCIRVFDEYTVDQTSHSSPNSFKSAKKSALDRLKRSSRE; encoded by the exons ATGTCACAAACTCTTTCGGAAAGAGAGGTAGAATTTCTACGACAACATTTTACAGAAGTTAGAACAGATGAGAATTACTTTTATGGCATTTTTGATGAAGATGACAAGTCTTTTAATTCTGTTTTAGAGGAATTCATTTGCCTTTCATCTAGTTCGTTTGTTAAGGTTGACTTTCACGCAAAAGGAGACAAACGATACTCTGAATCAG CTTCTCCCGTATTCCAGCATGTCCGAGGGAATCTTCCTATAAAGTTTTTTGGACACCCTTTCTTGGTTGAATCTGCAGAAACGCAGCATTGTCTTTATGGACCTATTAAG GATAGCAAAGGTGGCAAGAAAAAGACTGCACGCCCTGGAGAGCACGACTATGGAAGGTCTTACCAGAAAATCGAAGGTACTCGAAAGCTGGACTGTCCTGCTTCAATACAGATCAGGTGCATTCGGGTATTCGATGAATACACGGTCGACCAGACATCCCACTCCAGCCCGAATAGCTTCAAAAGCGCAAAGAAAAGTGCTTTGGATCGACTTAAGAGGAGCTCTCGAGAGTGA
- the LOC5519725 gene encoding uncharacterized protein LOC5519725 produces MGDNACDSSCFAVTNATLYQLLPRSNASYCEEQDEAELHHAATVTVLILISAIAFTCAVITCFKYNSITVLNVTVHPAAVSNVMWIIYFVLVFLRSVVGVVLYATIDQEKVLFITDAALKVFEVLSLSFALNYQRRHRSGGYFQDELMRFNTSVSSTNSYQSIKSGIRMMLFLPCELFWTKDIIFVFQCLLSVVFFAVMEIYLSYCKEALIFYCLHLGFYWSLCLSSFVLVIIIAAQRQPFDDEGVSPTTKVLFITGVLCTLISDMPTYIWQNCIFHDKKFCLKVASHWWFTPYNLSLLGTVLSLVIFQVAVRNEYRRLNEEAQWNIINKVESFYSLSDT; encoded by the exons ATGGGAGACAATGCTTGTGACTCTTCTTGTTTTGCAGTCACAAATGCGACTCTTTATCAGCTTCTTCCACGATCAAACGCAAGCTACTGTG AGGAACAAGATGAGGCAGAATTACACCATGCAGCTACTGTCACAGTGCTGATATTGATCAGTGCTATTGCCTTTACTTGTGCAGTAATAACATGCTTTAAATACAACAG CATTACTGTTTTGAATGTGACTGTACACCCCGCTGCTGTATCCAATGTTATGTGGATAATCTATTTTGTCCTTGTATTCCTCAG AtctgttgttggtgttgttttGTATGCAACTATAGACCAAGAAAAAGTCTTATTTATTACAG ATGCTGCTCTTAAAGTATTTGAG GTTCTCAGCCTGTCATTTGCATTAAATTACCAAAGGCGCCACAGATCTGGCG GGTATTTTCAAGATGAGCTTATGCGATTCAATACTAGTGTCTCAAGTACAAACTCGTACCAAAGTATCAAGAGTGGCATCAGAATG ATGCTGTTTTTACCATGTGAGCTTTTCTGGACAAAAGACATAATATTTGTGTTCCAATGTTTACTTTCTGTAGTCTTCTTTGCTGTTATGGAAATATATTTAAG tTATTGCAAGGAAGCCCTCATTTTCTACTGTCTACACCTGGGCTTTTACTGGAGTCTGTGTTTAAGTTCATTTGTACTGGTTATTATCATTGCTGCCCAGAGGCAACCATTTGATGACGAAGGAGTGTCTCCCACAACTAAG GTTCTTTTTATCACTGGAGTTTTATGCACCCTTATTTCTGACATGCCCACATATATTTGGCAGAATTGCATATTCCATGATAAGAAATTCT GTTTGAAAGTTGCCTCCCACTGGTGGTTCACGCCATACAACCTGTCACTTCTTGGTACCGTCCTGTCCCTAGTCATATTTCAGGTTGCTGTGAGAAATGAGTATAGGAGACTGAATGAG gagGCCCAGTGGAATATCATCAACAAAGTGGAGTCATTCTACTCTCTCTCAGACACATAG
- the LOC125561914 gene encoding uncharacterized protein LOC125561914 isoform X2 — translation MSQTLSEREVEFLRQHFTEVRTDENYFYGIFDEDDKSFNSVLEEFICLSSSSFVKVDFHAKGDKRYSESASPVFQHVRGNLPIKFFGHPFLVESAETQHCLYGPIKGRRSSLRVLSLG, via the exons ATGTCACAAACTCTTTCGGAAAGAGAGGTAGAATTTCTACGACAACATTTTACAGAAGTTAGAACAGATGAGAATTACTTTTATGGCATTTTTGATGAAGATGACAAGTCTTTTAATTCTGTTTTAGAGGAATTCATTTGCCTTTCATCTAGTTCGTTTGTTAAGGTTGACTTTCACGCAAAAGGAGACAAACGATACTCTGAATCAG CTTCTCCCGTATTCCAGCATGTCCGAGGGAATCTTCCTATAAAGTTTTTTGGACACCCTTTCTTGGTTGAATCTGCAGAAACGCAGCATTGTCTTTATGGACCTATTAAG GGCCGTAGGAGCTCATTGAGGGTGCTTTCCTTGGGGTGA
- the LOC116603367 gene encoding uncharacterized protein LOC116603367, whose translation MRARNAPSLKNSAQSLFQSLFPLRVLVVPHSHPLQCKHHTDVRNMPHLKRLKLAHPVSSGNFEINLLIGGDHYWDIVQDKIIRGEEGPTAMQSKLGYLLSGPVRARGVQGNVTNIFHISAHQEDKFDLQQFWSLESMGISPNADPPEKNFLTNYQATSITRDEDGTYIAGFPWKEEHAPLPTNFSICERRTRATARRLHQTPDLMKSYDDIIKEQEARGFIEKVSNPDPSDHAHYIPHHHVKKESSTTPIRIVFDCSCHQAPSTPILNDCLEVGSPYLADMGSILVRFRAHPIGISTDIEKAFLHVRLSEADRDMTRFLWLSDPSDPESEFQTYRFKSVRFGSASSPFMLNAVLQTHLDNHKTPVTQDMRDNLYVDNIITGCETHQEALSYYDESRSVMTEAKFNLRSWASNSQPLLHRAALDGVNDANCDSVNVLGLRWDTSTDTLILACKELLAPDDTLVTKREILRESSKIYDPLGLITPISIRAKILIQDLCKLNVDWDEPLNGEIRTRWLSIAQEIRQSTNLTIPRCYLSNR comes from the coding sequence ATGAGGGCGCGCAACGCTCCTTCATTAAAGAACTCGGCGCAAAGCCTATTTCAAAGCCTATTTCCTCTCAGGGTGCTTGTTGTTCCACATAGCCACCCCCTGCAATGCAAACATCACACAGATGTCCGTAACATGCCCCACCTGAAAAGATTGAAATTAGCACACCCAGTGTCCAGTGGTAATTTCGAGATCAACTTGTTAATTGGTGGTGACCATTACTGGGACATTGTACAAGATAAGATTATCCGAGGGGAAGAGGGGCCCACAGCTATGCAGTCCAAATTGGGCTATCTACTATCTGGTCCTGTAAGggccaggggggtgcagggcaaTGTGACTAATATATTTCACATTTCAGCCCACCAAGAAGATAAATTTGATCTACAGCAATTTTGGTCGCTAGAGTCAATGGGCATATCACCCAATGCTGACCCCCCTGAGAAGAACTTCTTGACTAATTACCAGGCCACCTCGATCACTAGAGACGAAGACGGCACATACATTGCTGGGTTTCCCTGGAAGGAAGAGCACGCCCCTCTCCCAACTAACTTCAGTATCTGCGAGAGACGCACAAGGGCTACCGCACGACGACTTCACCAGACACCAGATTTGATGAAGAGTTATGACGACATCATCAAGGAACAAGAGGCCAGAGGATTCATTGAGAAGGTTAGCAACCCTGACCCGTCTGACCACGCCCACTACATACCCCACCACCATGTAAAAAAGGAGTCATCGACCACGCCCATTCGTATTGTCTTCGATTGTAGTTGTCACCAGGCCCCCTCGACCCCAATTCTGAACGACTGCCTAGAAGTCGGTTCACCTTACCTAGCCGACATGGGCTCGATTTTAGTGCGGTTTCGCGCCCACCCTATTGGAATTTCTACTGATATAGAAAAAGCTTTCCTCCATGTACGTCTCAGCGAAGCTGACCGCGACATGACCCGGTTCTTATGGCTCTCCGATCCCAGTGACCCCGAAAGTGAGTTCCAGACCTACCGTTTCAAGTCGGTCCGTTTCGGCTCTGCGAGCTCCCCCTTTATGCTGAATGCTGTCCTTCAAACACACCTTGATAATCATAAGACACCAGTCACACAGGACATGAGGGACAATCTCTATGTTGACAACATCATCACCGGCTGTGAAACACACCAAGAGGCCCTGAGTTACTATGACGAATCAAGAAGTGTCATGACTGAAGCCAAGTTCAACTTACGGTCTTGGGCATCCAATAGCCAACCCCTTCTCCATCGTGCTGCCCTTGATGGAGTGAATGATGCCAACTGCGACAGTGTCAATGTTCTAGGCTTACGGTGGGATACCTCAACCGACACGCTAATACTTGCATGTAAAGAATTACTAGCACCTGACGACACTCTTGTCACAAAGCGAGAGATCTTAAGGGAGTCATCTAAGATCTATGACCCACTAGGCCTCATCACCCCCATCTCAATCCGCGCTAAGATCCTTATCCAGGACCTCTGCAAGTTAAACGTAGATTGGGATGAACCCCTGAATGGGGAGATACGAACTCGCTGGCTCAGCATTGCGCAAGAAATCCGACAATCAACCAATCTTACTATTCCTAGATGCTATCTCAGCAATCGGTGA